The Edaphobacter flagellatus sequence ACTCCACGCTCGGCCACACACGCGAATCCTGGAGCGACCCCGACATCCGCACCATGTACTTTGAGGCCATCAAATGGTCGCTCGGCATGACCGAAGGCAGCACCACCTCGCATCCCGCTCCGGCTGCGCACTAAGGTCGTTTTACTGACAACCTGCAACGGACAAACTACTTCATGTCCGCAGCGGCCAGCATCTCCAGAAACTGTCCTTGCGTGCGCATGTCGATCGACTGCGTCACCAGCTTGCCTTCGCGGCTGAAGACGAAGCTCTGCGGAATGCCTTCGATGTGAAAGGCCTCATTCGTCTTGCGGCCCGGGTCCAGCAGAATCGGATAGTTCAGGTTGTGCGACTTCACATACGCACTTACCTTCGCCGGGTCCTCGTCCGAGATCGACAGCACCACCAGCCCCTTGTCGGCGAACCGATGCGCAATCGTGTCCAGGTCCGGCATCTCCTTGCGGCACGGCGGGCACCATGTCGCCCAGAAGTTCACCAGCACCACTTTGCCGCGCAGCGACGACAGCGTCCACTCCTTGCCCTCGAGATCCTTCAGCGTAAAGTCGGCCTTCTCAATCGCAGCTTCATTGGCGGCCAGATCGGCCATCGCCTGCTTATACGGCGCCGTATCCAGCGTCGTCGTCACATGCTCGTAGCGCACCAGCTTGGCCAGATCGGTATACGGCGAAGCAGGCGCGCCTTCCTTGCCAGCCGGGGGAGGCGTCTCGGTCAGTGCACCCGCCAGCGTATCCGCGACCGCCTGCAGCGTCTGGTGGCCGAAGTCACCCTCCGTCGCGCGATGCGTCAGCGCCACAGCCAGCTTCAGTTTGTTCACGCCCGCCGGAAGCGTGCGAATCTCCAGTGCAATCGTGGTGGTCTTCGCGCCGCGCTCTGTGTCTGGGGTCGCGCGCAGCGTCTTGATCTGATCGACGATCGCCTGCTCCGTCTGAGTAAATGTAGTGGCCTTCTCCTGCGCCGCGGCAGGAAGCAGAGTGAAGGCAAACAGAACGATGAGGGTTTTGAAAGAGTGCAGGCGGGTCATAAAAGAAGCTTCCGGACGAAAGGTTGAGTGCACATCATACCGTTCGCCGGACGAATGTGCACTCATTTAAATCAACCGGAATCTGAACAAAAAGTTGTTGTTTTACGCCGTCTTTATCGGTTTCGGTTCCATCCAGATCTTGCCTGCGGCGATCAGCAGCACCAGCATTCCGGCGCACAGCGCGAACACCTGCCGCACGCCGATATGCTGCGTCAGAATGCCGCTCAGCACCAGCCCGCTGATCTGCGCTGCAAACACAATCGACATAAAGGTCGAGCCCACGCGGCCCATCAACTCCGGCGGAGTCGCCTGTTGAAACAGCGTCTGTGACGGAACAATAATGCCCGCCACCGAGAAGCCCACAATCAGGTTCGCCAGAATCGCCGACCACAAGTACGGCAGCAGCGTCAGAAGGACGAGGCCCACGGCGATGCCCGCCAGCCCGCCGTACACCTGCAGCGTGTTCGAAAGCTTCTTGCCGAAAGCATTCAGTCCGTTGATGCCAATTAGCATGCCGACCCCGATCATGGCGGCGACAATACCAAACGCGCGCGTCGAAGCATGCAGCGAGTCGCGCACATACACGGCGATCAGCGGACCAAAACATCCCAGTACAAACATGCCCGCCGCCATCGCCAGAATCACGAACAGCAACGCCGCATGATGCAGAATGAAGTCGAATCCCTGCTTCATGTCCGTGCCGATCTTCGCCAGCGCGCCCTGATTCGGCTCGTGACTTTTCGTAGCGCTTGCAGCAGCAGCGGCGACGAATGTAAGCGTGCCGATCAAGGTCGCCGAGCCCACAAAGCTGACTGAGTCCAGCACATAACAGCTCATCGGGCCGAACGACGCCACCATAAACGAGGCAATCGCCGGGCCGATGATCCTCATGCCGAACATCACCTGCTGCATCAGCGCATTTGCCGACCGAAGCCCATGCAGCGGCACCGCCGACCGAATCGCAATTCCCTGGGCCGGCGCGAAGAAGCTCGAGACAACGCTGATCGCCGCCAGAATCGCATAGAAGTGCCACGGCGTCCGCGCCAGAATCAGCAGCAGCACCAGCAGCGCGCGCAACAGGTCGCTTGAAACAAGCGTCTTCTTCACCGACCAGCGGTCGACGAAGACACCGGCCAGAATGCCGAGGATCGCCATCGGCAGCATGTACGCAATCTGCACGCCGGTCACCTGCTGCGGCGTTGCATGCATCTGGAACGTAATCACGCCGATGACGGCGAACAGGGCAAGGAAGTCGCCGAAGACGGAGACCACCTGCGCGTACCAAAGACGGCGCAGCATGGGGATGCGCATCACTTCTCCCATGCCAAGCGGCGCCGGAAGCTCTGGGTCGATCGGCGGAGCCGAGGGCTGTGTCGTAGCTGTGCTCATAGGGGTTCGATTACCGTGCGGGACCTTTCTTGGATGTACCCGCGAGTCGCGGGATTCGTTTTTATAGCAACAAAATCGGCCCTTGCCCAAACCATGCAAACAGCACATTTATAAGGAGATAAAACCATCGCTTGTTGGTTATCCGCCTTGCTATACTAAAGCTGGCAAGGGGCCTCGCATTCGTCTCCGAAAGCCGGATTCCCATCCACCTCCCGGAACCCCACAGAAAATCCTGTCAAGCCCCCCAAAATTGCAAATCGCTCATTTCAAAGCAAATAAAGCCGCGAAAAAGTGCCGATAAGTTTCCTTCACTTCGCTACACTTAAATCAGGTGAGCGAAAAACAGGGAAACCTGCTCCCATCCAGCCATCACCTCGGCATCTAACCCCTTTGGAATCAATATTTTTAGGGCTAACTCCCCTGTTTTGAATATTTTGCCTTGTTGAAATCACGCAATCGCAACAAAACAAGGCATTTATCCGGAAACATAGGGGGGAGGGGGTGACGGCCCCGGGACCGTTTCCGCGATCCTCGGGGCCATGTCCAGACTTCTGCAGACGGCCCGTAAGCCGAATTCTGTTTTAGACGATCATTCCTCTAGGCGACGCATTACTGCGCCGCTCCAGCAACCTACCCGCAGGTTCCGGCTCCCGGCAAAACCGGGTCTCTCCGCCTTGGCGCACCGGGCCGATACGCACATCCGCCGTCTGGAGAGTGACGACGAAGTCCCTGCCTATTTGGTCTTGCTCCGTGTGGGGTTTACCATGCCGCGTCTGTTACCAGACGCGCGGTGCGCTCTTACCGCACCTTTTCACCCTTACCCCCGCTTGCGCGAAGGCGGTATGTTTTCTGTTGCACTGGCCGTCCGAATGGCTTGAACCATCCGTCCCGGACGTTATCCGGCACACTGCCCTGCGGAGTTCGGACTTTCCTCCCCCGCTCTTGCGAGCGGCAGCGATCGTCCGGCCGCCTGCAGTCTCCAGTTTAGCAAGTCCGCAGCAGGAGCGAGTCAGCAAGTGAGCCAGGAGCACCGTTCGTCACAACAGGATTGACAGCCTGCGAGTGGGCTGACTATCGTCTTCCCTAAATCATTTAGGGAAGTAAATGGATGCGAGATGAGAGCACCGACTCCGGAGCGTTGCTGCAGGGCACGCTGGAGATGCTGATTCTGAAGGCATTGATGCGCGGCCCGCAGCATGGTTACGCAGTGGCCGAGTGGATTCATCAAACCTCGCAGCAACTGCTGCGCGTGGAAGAAGGCGCTCTGTATCCGGCGCTGCATCGGCTGGAGCTACGCGGCCTCCTGAAGGCCGAATGGGGAGCGTCCGAGAACAACCGTCGCGCCAAGTTCTACCAGTTGACGGCTGAGGGGAAGAAGCGGCTGAGCACCGAGACGCAGCGTTGGGCGCGCCTTTCTGCCGCCGTAGCGTTTGTGATGCAGGCTTCGTAGGAGAGCGCCGATGTCTTCAGGAATGCATGAGCTGATTGGGCGGCTGCGCTCGCTGGTTCAACGGCGGCGCCGGGATCGTGAGATGGCCGAGGAGCTGGAGTTTCACCAGGAGATGCTGCGCTCCAGGTATCTGCGCGAAGGCATGTCGGCGGACGCTGCGAAGACAGCCGCAAAGAAGCGCTTCGGCGACCAGCGCCGCTGGCACGAGCGTCTGCGCGAAGTGTGGCAGTTCCGCTGGCTCGAAGATTTGACGCGCGACGCCAGATTCTCCGCGCGCCTGCTGATGCGCTCGCCTGGCTTTACGACGATCGCCTTGCTGACGCTCGCTCTCGGCGTGGGCGCGACCACCGCGGTCTTCTCCCTGATCAACGGATTGCTGTTGCGTCCGTTGCCTGTCCCGGACGCGCAGCAGATGACCGTGCTGCACATCGACGAAGGTGGCCCACAGGCCAACTACTCCTTCTGCACTCCGTTCTTCCGTGCGCTCGAGAACAGGCACGATGCATTTGCGAATGTCTTTGCCTTCAACAACGACGTCCTGCAGGTGCGCGGAAAGGTTGGCAACGAGAACATTCCCGGCGTGCTGGTGAGCGGACAGTACTTTACCGCGATGCAGGTGGCTCCGCTGCTGGGTCGCTATCTGACGCCCGAAGACGACAAGGTGGGCGGAAGCCCGGAAGGGCTTGCCGTGGTCATCAGTGAACCGTTCTGGAAGCGATGGTTCAACGGCGAGCCTGATGTCGTCGGACGCAAGCTGGTCATTGCGAATACGCCCTTCACGGTCGTCGGCGTGATGCCGAAGCGTTTTACAGGTGCAGATCCGACGACCCAGCCGGAGATCTACGCTCCGCTATCGTCCGATCCCATCCTCGATGCGCCACGAGACCACATCCATGCAGGCATGCATGCGTGGTGGCTGACAGTGATGGCGCGGCTCGCGCCGGGCATGACGTTGCAGCAGGCGAATGCGCAGCTGCAGGCCATATCAGAGCCGATCCTGCATGCGGCGAGCGACGCCGCGAGCTACATCAAAGACGAAGAAGGCCGCTTCCGCTTCGGTGCAGAACCGGGTTCGAATGGCTTTGCGTATGTACGTTTTCTGTTCCGCAAGCCGCTGGTGACGATGTTTGCGATGTGCGGCGGCATTTTGCTGCTGGCGTGCCTCAACCTCACGAGTCTATTGATGGCACGCGGCGCAGCGCGTGAGCGCGAGCTGGCAACACGTCTCGCGCTGGGTGCAACACGCCGCAGGCTGGTGCGACAGCTTCTCATGGAGAGCCTTTTGCTGGCACTGGCAGGAACGACATTCGGACTGCTAGCCGCTCCGATGGTAAGCCATGCACTGGCGGCGATGCTGCTGGGTGGACGCCGCCCAGGTGAAAGCGTTGCACTGGATACATCACTCGATATGCGTGTCTTCCTTTTCTCTGCGCTGATTGCTGTAACCGCTTCGGTGTTGATTGGCCTCGTGCCTGCACTGCGCGCAACAGGCAGCGAACTCAACGAGCAGATCAAAGAAGGCCAGCACACCAGCCGCGCGCCTGAGCGCAGAAAGCTGTTGCCGCGTGCGCTGATGACGGCACAGGTGGCGCTCGCGCTGGTGCTGGTAGCAGGCGCCGGTCTGCTGGCAACAAGTCTGGCGCGGCTCTATCGCTCCGGTTTGGGCTTCGATCCACGCGGCGTAGTGAACATTGCTTTCAGCATGGACAAACAACAGCTTGAAGGAGACGAGCTGATCCAGCTCTACCGCCAGATCGGCGATAGCTTACGAACGCAGCCTGGCGTGAAGGA is a genomic window containing:
- a CDS encoding TlpA disulfide reductase family protein — its product is MTRLHSFKTLIVLFAFTLLPAAAQEKATTFTQTEQAIVDQIKTLRATPDTERGAKTTTIALEIRTLPAGVNKLKLAVALTHRATEGDFGHQTLQAVADTLAGALTETPPPAGKEGAPASPYTDLAKLVRYEHVTTTLDTAPYKQAMADLAANEAAIEKADFTLKDLEGKEWTLSSLRGKVVLVNFWATWCPPCRKEMPDLDTIAHRFADKGLVVLSISDEDPAKVSAYVKSHNLNYPILLDPGRKTNEAFHIEGIPQSFVFSREGKLVTQSIDMRTQGQFLEMLAAADMK
- a CDS encoding MFS transporter is translated as MSTATTQPSAPPIDPELPAPLGMGEVMRIPMLRRLWYAQVVSVFGDFLALFAVIGVITFQMHATPQQVTGVQIAYMLPMAILGILAGVFVDRWSVKKTLVSSDLLRALLVLLLILARTPWHFYAILAAISVVSSFFAPAQGIAIRSAVPLHGLRSANALMQQVMFGMRIIGPAIASFMVASFGPMSCYVLDSVSFVGSATLIGTLTFVAAAAASATKSHEPNQGALAKIGTDMKQGFDFILHHAALLFVILAMAAGMFVLGCFGPLIAVYVRDSLHASTRAFGIVAAMIGVGMLIGINGLNAFGKKLSNTLQVYGGLAGIAVGLVLLTLLPYLWSAILANLIVGFSVAGIIVPSQTLFQQATPPELMGRVGSTFMSIVFAAQISGLVLSGILTQHIGVRQVFALCAGMLVLLIAAGKIWMEPKPIKTA
- a CDS encoding ABC transporter permease, encoding MSSGMHELIGRLRSLVQRRRRDREMAEELEFHQEMLRSRYLREGMSADAAKTAAKKRFGDQRRWHERLREVWQFRWLEDLTRDARFSARLLMRSPGFTTIALLTLALGVGATTAVFSLINGLLLRPLPVPDAQQMTVLHIDEGGPQANYSFCTPFFRALENRHDAFANVFAFNNDVLQVRGKVGNENIPGVLVSGQYFTAMQVAPLLGRYLTPEDDKVGGSPEGLAVVISEPFWKRWFNGEPDVVGRKLVIANTPFTVVGVMPKRFTGADPTTQPEIYAPLSSDPILDAPRDHIHAGMHAWWLTVMARLAPGMTLQQANAQLQAISEPILHAASDAASYIKDEEGRFRFGAEPGSNGFAYVRFLFRKPLVTMFAMCGGILLLACLNLTSLLMARGAARERELATRLALGATRRRLVRQLLMESLLLALAGTTFGLLAAPMVSHALAAMLLGGRRPGESVALDTSLDMRVFLFSALIAVTASVLIGLVPALRATGSELNEQIKEGQHTSRAPERRKLLPRALMTAQVALALVLVAGAGLLATSLARLYRSGLGFDPRGVVNIAFSMDKQQLEGDELIQLYRQIGDSLRTQPGVKDVSFESQVPLSHRGWNGSYSSPAGGEHLIWLNSVAPEYFRTMRIPLFKGRDFTWNDTKASGLKIILNESAAKQFFPNGEALGRQIVSVRQKTSFEVVAIVGDAKYKDVRSPAPAAAYVPIQQDQQPKLSLNAVLRVDGPWGPLVAASRSLASRLAPSIPAPVVYPIDELINNSLGTERMMAVLGIFFAACALLVTAIGLYGTLAYATSRRTAEIGIRMALGAQRSRVMTMVFRENAVVASIGCITGLAAAVMLSKLLASFLYETTPRDPLVFGGSIMLLAAIACAASFLPALRASRIEPIAAIRYE
- a CDS encoding PadR family transcriptional regulator → MRDESTDSGALLQGTLEMLILKALMRGPQHGYAVAEWIHQTSQQLLRVEEGALYPALHRLELRGLLKAEWGASENNRRAKFYQLTAEGKKRLSTETQRWARLSAAVAFVMQAS